GTCCCTCGTGACCTGGAAGAAGGCGCGGCCGTCCTCGTCGAAGCCGTGCCGCCTTATGAACTCGAGGCCGTGGGAGGCCAGCTCCAGCCACTCGTCGCGCCGCTCGACCTCGGCGACGAGGGTGGAGAGCAGCCACACGAACCGGCCGTGCTGCCACATCCCCTTGTCGGTGTCGTAGACGCTCCCGTCGCGGTCGAGGCAGAACGTGAAGCCGCCGTGCCCGCGGTCCACGGCGTGGCGGCACCAGAACGGGAGCGTGTCCTCGAGGAGGCCGTCGCGGTAGACGGCGATCAGCTCGCGGAAGCGCTGCTGCTGCGGTGCGGTGCTGCCTGACATCACTGCCTCCCGGTACGTGGGTCGGCCGGCATTGTAATATTGTATGACCTCAGACACCATGCTAGATTGCACGCCAGCGCCGTCCACGGCGCGCCGCAGCGCGAGGCGTCCGGGAGGCCGGCCGATGGGGAGGTCCGAACCGTGTCCAGTTGGTCTTCCGACGACGAACTCTTCTCCCTCGTCAGCGACCGGCTGTACACGGCAGTCATCGGCGACGTCCTCGACAGGCTCGGGCACCGCCACAGCTTCCTGCCCCCTGAGGTGCGGCAGCTCAAGCCTTACGGCGTGGTCGTGGGACGCGCCATGCCGGTGCTGGAGGCCGACGTCTACGACTACAGCCAGCCGTTCGGCAGGATGTTCGAGGCGCTCGACGACCTCAGGCCGGGCGAGGTCTACGTCGCGGCCGGCGGCTCGCGCCGCTACGCGTTCTTCGGCGAGCTCATGTCGATCGCCGCGGCCGCCCGCGGCGCCAGGGGCGCCGTGCTGCACGGCTACCATCGCGATACGCGCGCCCTCCTCGCCGGCGAC
Above is a window of Trueperaceae bacterium DNA encoding:
- a CDS encoding RraA family protein translates to MSSWSSDDELFSLVSDRLYTAVIGDVLDRLGHRHSFLPPEVRQLKPYGVVVGRAMPVLEADVYDYSQPFGRMFEALDDLRPGEVYVAAGGSRRYAFFGELMSIAAAARGARGAVLHGYHRDTRALLAGDFPVFSMGGYGQDQGVRGRVIEYRVAIEVSGVTVEPGDLVVGDADGVVVVPRALEATVVDEALAKVGTESDVREALMAGTSARSAFDRFKVM